The following proteins are co-located in the Chryseobacterium daecheongense genome:
- a CDS encoding sulfatase-like hydrolase/transferase: protein MLEFSHIIYEVVIWLFLLYGTAVVIIYGWVGIYALGAVIRYKKENTFTDYSIIAANPNSPTFSLLAPAYNEGMTIVENVRSLLSLYYHNLEIIIINDGSKDDSMQKLIEAYELERVSFFVQGTIETNKIKGIYKSKNQAFKKLIVVDKENGGKADALNVGINVSSGNYLVCIDVDCILEQDAILKLAKPFLEQTDKKIIACGGVIRLANNCVIEDGKVVSVNMPKTLLGKTQALEYIRAFVLGRMAWARASGLILISGAFGVFDRKIVLECGGYDKTTVGEDMELVVRMRKYMEEKNEPYEVLTIPDPLCWTEVPESKDILKKQRNRWMRGTIETLWKHRKMMFNPKYGKLGMVSLPYWFFFEFLGPLVEFSGYIIFVIFLLLGIINWPFFVILFALVVSMGFLYSIYGILVDLVSYQVYTKRKDFLTLIGTAFSEPFYFHPIVVKAGVKGFIDYFKKSHGWGEMTRQGFNQNTKNLPLKERISAILNNGLKKFGMVSVVFLLLFLVGITAEWLWYKYSFPRLNPSSIAGNLFFENILFAFKLIFGFGIIYLIINSVKENWANLSALVLFGLVTVVQYILFLYFSETQNMLGADLFYYNKDEIKQILRASGMLNLKNIALLIVLIAICIIPLWMAVKSALKSKYIGIAFLSLGLIAFFVPSNMFQSKELNQTNNTFGQTASKSKWNYFFISNEENFISDHPEIGEIINGEESFTANAEMLDKSFPFWRKEDTPDFLGSYFNRSDEVPNLVFIVMEGFGHAYTSPKGYVGNFTPFLDSLSNKSLYWENCLSSAGRTFGALPSLTGSLPFGKNGFLEIEKTPENFNLFNILKANGFETGFHYGGNLLFDGYRNFLEYSKVDHIVDIGSYGGAYKRLPANNGDSWGYEDQAVFRKMLETQKLQQRPYFKMLLTLSTHNPFLINNKEYYEKLYNERLQSNLLNPEQKKWAAGFKNQLVALLNADDALKNFFENYSKRPDFQRTIFVITGDHSMPEITLESKIDRFHVPLLIYSPLLKETKRFHKTASHFDVAPSIVAYYRNNYKLRTPSTVTWVGRGFSPDLQPGKAGIPMMQSKNMMADFVSDQYYLHDGELFTLENSEEEPSNDASALNMINGRFNQFKRMNSSFYTTKKLMPDSVVIHFMKKNK, encoded by the coding sequence ATGTTAGAATTCTCACACATTATCTATGAAGTTGTTATATGGTTATTCCTGCTGTATGGGACGGCAGTAGTTATTATTTACGGCTGGGTCGGAATATATGCGTTAGGAGCTGTAATACGTTATAAAAAAGAAAATACATTTACCGATTACAGCATTATTGCCGCTAATCCCAATTCGCCTACCTTCAGCCTTCTCGCTCCCGCTTATAATGAGGGAATGACCATTGTAGAAAATGTAAGGTCCCTGTTATCTCTCTATTATCACAACCTGGAAATTATCATCATTAACGATGGAAGTAAAGACGATTCCATGCAGAAACTGATCGAAGCTTATGAGCTTGAAAGAGTGTCTTTTTTTGTACAAGGTACAATTGAAACCAATAAAATAAAAGGCATCTATAAGAGTAAAAACCAGGCTTTTAAAAAGCTTATTGTTGTAGATAAAGAAAACGGAGGTAAAGCTGATGCCCTAAATGTAGGAATTAATGTTTCTTCAGGAAATTATCTGGTGTGTATTGATGTGGATTGTATCCTGGAACAAGATGCCATTTTAAAACTGGCAAAACCGTTTCTGGAACAAACCGATAAAAAAATTATTGCCTGCGGAGGTGTGATCCGTCTCGCTAATAATTGCGTTATTGAAGATGGAAAAGTAGTAAGTGTAAATATGCCAAAAACGCTCCTCGGTAAAACCCAGGCGTTGGAATATATCCGTGCTTTTGTTCTTGGAAGAATGGCATGGGCGCGGGCATCGGGATTAATCCTGATATCCGGGGCCTTTGGAGTTTTCGACAGAAAAATAGTTTTGGAATGCGGTGGATATGATAAAACTACGGTAGGAGAGGATATGGAGTTGGTAGTCCGTATGAGAAAGTATATGGAAGAAAAGAATGAGCCTTATGAAGTTCTTACAATTCCTGATCCACTTTGCTGGACGGAAGTTCCTGAAAGCAAAGATATCCTGAAAAAACAACGTAACCGGTGGATGCGGGGAACCATCGAAACTTTGTGGAAACATCGGAAAATGATGTTTAACCCAAAATACGGAAAGCTGGGCATGGTAAGTCTTCCTTATTGGTTTTTCTTTGAATTTCTGGGTCCTTTGGTTGAATTTTCTGGATATATAATCTTTGTAATTTTCCTTTTATTAGGAATTATCAATTGGCCGTTTTTCGTGATTTTGTTTGCCCTGGTCGTATCGATGGGATTTCTTTACTCTATTTATGGGATTTTGGTGGATCTTGTTAGCTATCAGGTTTATACCAAAAGGAAAGATTTTCTAACCTTGATCGGTACTGCGTTTTCAGAACCGTTTTATTTTCATCCCATCGTGGTGAAAGCCGGGGTGAAGGGGTTTATAGATTATTTTAAAAAATCCCACGGCTGGGGTGAGATGACAAGACAGGGGTTTAATCAGAATACCAAAAATTTACCTTTAAAAGAAAGAATATCCGCGATTCTTAATAATGGGTTGAAAAAATTCGGAATGGTATCAGTCGTTTTTCTGCTTTTATTTTTAGTAGGGATCACAGCAGAATGGCTTTGGTACAAATATTCTTTCCCAAGGCTGAATCCTTCTTCAATTGCAGGAAATCTTTTTTTTGAAAATATTTTGTTTGCGTTTAAACTGATATTTGGCTTTGGAATTATTTATTTAATTATCAATTCCGTAAAAGAGAATTGGGCCAACTTATCAGCACTTGTCCTATTCGGATTGGTGACTGTAGTACAGTATATTCTGTTCCTATATTTCTCTGAGACCCAAAATATGCTTGGGGCAGATCTTTTTTATTACAACAAAGATGAGATCAAACAGATTTTAAGAGCAAGCGGAATGCTTAATTTAAAAAATATTGCGCTATTGATCGTTTTGATTGCGATATGTATCATTCCATTATGGATGGCCGTAAAATCTGCTTTGAAGTCGAAATATATCGGAATCGCTTTTTTAAGCCTTGGCCTGATTGCTTTTTTCGTTCCCAGTAATATGTTTCAGTCAAAGGAATTAAACCAGACAAATAATACCTTCGGCCAGACAGCTTCAAAGAGTAAATGGAACTATTTCTTTATCTCCAATGAAGAGAATTTTATCAGCGATCACCCGGAAATCGGAGAAATAATTAATGGGGAAGAAAGCTTTACAGCCAATGCTGAAATGCTCGACAAGTCATTTCCTTTCTGGAGAAAAGAGGATACTCCCGATTTTTTGGGATCTTATTTCAACAGATCCGATGAGGTTCCGAATCTTGTATTTATTGTGATGGAAGGTTTTGGACATGCATACACCTCTCCTAAAGGTTATGTCGGAAACTTTACGCCGTTTCTGGATTCTTTGTCTAATAAAAGTTTGTATTGGGAGAATTGCCTTAGCTCTGCAGGAAGAACATTCGGAGCCTTACCTTCGCTTACAGGATCACTTCCTTTCGGAAAAAACGGATTTCTGGAAATTGAAAAAACACCGGAAAATTTTAATCTTTTTAATATACTGAAAGCCAACGGATTTGAAACAGGATTTCACTACGGCGGAAATTTATTGTTTGACGGATACCGAAACTTCCTCGAGTACAGTAAAGTAGATCATATTGTAGACATTGGATCGTATGGGGGGGCTTACAAAAGACTGCCGGCAAACAATGGAGACAGTTGGGGATATGAAGACCAGGCGGTTTTCAGAAAGATGCTGGAAACCCAGAAATTACAGCAAAGGCCTTATTTTAAAATGCTTCTTACCCTTTCCACCCATAATCCGTTTCTCATTAATAACAAAGAATATTATGAAAAACTTTATAACGAAAGGTTGCAATCCAATCTTTTAAATCCGGAGCAGAAAAAATGGGCGGCGGGCTTTAAAAACCAATTGGTTGCTTTGCTTAATGCAGATGATGCTTTGAAAAACTTCTTTGAAAACTACAGTAAACGTCCGGATTTTCAACGTACGATTTTTGTTATTACAGGAGATCATAGTATGCCGGAGATCACACTGGAGTCTAAGATTGACAGGTTTCATGTGCCGTTACTGATTTATTCACCATTACTGAAGGAAACAAAACGTTTTCACAAAACGGCAAGTCACTTTGATGTTGCTCCTTCTATTGTAGCCTATTACAGAAATAATTATAAACTCCGAACGCCATCTACTGTTACATGGGTAGGACGGGGCTTTTCTCCGGATCTTCAACCAGGAAAAGCGGGAATCCCTATGATGCAGAGTAAAAATATGATGGCTGATTTTGTTTCAGATCAATATTATCTTCACGACGGGGAGTTGTTTACCCTTGAAAACTCAGAGGAAGAACCTTCTAATGATGCTTCTGCCCTGAATATGATCAATGGGCGTTTTAACCAGTTTAAAAGGATGAATTCAAGTTTTTATACCA
- the ribA gene encoding GTP cyclohydrolase II: MLTIQAQSNIPTDFGMFTVYAFSEFEDDWNPNLVWVAENTDFSTAVNVRFHSECITGEVFHSKKCECGQQLDAAMKYVHENGGMIIYLRQEGRNIGIINKLRAYALQEKGFDTVEANLKLGLPADGRNFDIAIEVLKILKVNEINLLTNNPEKLKSLDNSGIKLKNRIPLEIESNEVNESYLAKKKDYFGHLLEKV, from the coding sequence ATGTTGACAATACAAGCGCAATCGAATATTCCAACTGATTTTGGAATGTTTACTGTTTATGCATTTTCAGAGTTCGAAGATGATTGGAATCCGAATCTGGTTTGGGTGGCGGAAAATACAGATTTTAGTACTGCGGTGAATGTGCGTTTTCATTCGGAGTGTATCACCGGCGAAGTTTTTCATTCTAAAAAATGCGAGTGCGGGCAACAGCTGGATGCTGCTATGAAATATGTGCATGAGAACGGCGGAATGATTATTTATCTGCGTCAGGAAGGTCGGAATATCGGAATCATCAACAAATTGAGAGCTTATGCACTTCAGGAAAAAGGCTTTGACACGGTAGAAGCTAATCTGAAACTGGGATTACCGGCTGATGGCAGAAATTTTGATATCGCGATAGAAGTGCTGAAGATTTTAAAAGTAAATGAAATTAATCTGCTGACCAACAATCCTGAAAAGCTGAAATCTCTTGATAACAGTGGAATTAAGCTAAAGAATAGAATTCCGCTGGAAATAGAGTCGAATGAGGTCAATGAAAGTTACCTGGCAAAAAAGAAAGATTATTTCGGACATCTTTTAGAAAAGGTATAA
- a CDS encoding PAS domain S-box protein, whose protein sequence is MGNYPVPNNEQGRVKKLELFDLLNLPKDPQLDIFAETACLVTDCPSSLIAIMESDVQMIQSCIGISLDSVERENTLCQYSIANGDVLVIPDTLADDRSSGNSIIVESGIRFYAGVPLIDDEGFALGTLCVIDFKPKNLSDNQIDTLKKIGEAITNLYIGKKKNKQAEYFQQTFDISNNLICVLDNKFILKEANPTFEKIFGIAPKKAVNQSFLTIIKKQDDDWQLKLENFLKTDEELVFTTSTKTEDAGAIIIEWYLKQNHDHSEIFCFGINITQHIEEKRQLESSERRFRSFFENAIGLMSMHDMEGNILEVNQKGRETLHYSAEEVNGLNLKDLVPEQNSSLLEKYLERINQNKEDFGTMILESKEGEELIWMYHNLVEIDKDGKPYVVSTALNVTERMSLERDLLYAKKMLEQTSSVAQVGGWEVNLKNKSVIWSKTAKEIHKIDQEFQPDFENAIGFYKEEDKQKVEFLFNRAVSEGIPYDAEFQLVRNDGVTIWVRVKGIPEFENGVCTRVYGIIQDIDAFKNIYLELEKKEAMMQSFATYVPVAVAMFDKELNYVSVSTSWKEEFNMNNMELMGENIYTISPNVPEERKAIYKNALEGKVYKNDDFAIEVPHKEGIQHYNLEVGPWYLSDGIIGGIIVSVQNITDIVKTNEELKNAKKMADIASKAKSEFLANMSHEIRTPLNGVIGFSDLLLKTPLNEIQTQYLNYINESGENLLNIINDILDFSKIESGKMELLIERSNVYDLVSQVINVILYQSQKKNIELLLNIEQGLPKVLWLDESRMKQILINLLGNAVKFTHRGEIELKVEKLNITGQNISLRFSVRDTGIGIPLEKQQHIFDAFTQENSSISKHYGGTGLGLTISNNILGYMGSHLSLNSIPEKGSVFFFDIEVPYEESEGIEEEELKIEKVLIVDDNEANRIILQHMLAYKNIGSKLAANGMEALQILLDGEHFDVILMDYHMPIISGLETIEKIKELFAQKNETSPLVILHTSSEEHDVLNSFRQEENSYFLLKPIKSEELYRTLKRVVHDNVKEIPAADEQEAENFLFPPHLKVLLVDDNPVNMVLNNKMMKSLIPDAELTESVNGLEAVEQCKNKHFSVILMDVQMPVMDGIEATKQIRLLPGYHDVPIIGVTAGTIIGEKEKCIMSGMNDFLPKPLRQSDLLEMLEKYISVQTIETGNTVKTEKYLDLNLLNDQTGDDDDFRAIFLDLVVQQLSEAENNIRIASAEENRDELKKVLHKLKGTAGTAGLIKLAETALYWEKKADETMDFTSLQQEIINEITIGLNLIKGLIK, encoded by the coding sequence ATGGGGAATTATCCAGTGCCTAATAATGAACAGGGGAGAGTAAAAAAACTGGAACTATTTGATCTTCTGAATCTGCCAAAGGATCCTCAATTAGATATTTTTGCAGAAACTGCTTGTCTGGTTACCGACTGTCCCAGCTCTCTTATTGCTATTATGGAAAGTGATGTCCAGATGATACAGAGCTGTATTGGGATTTCTTTGGATAGTGTGGAGCGTGAAAATACACTTTGCCAGTATTCTATTGCAAACGGAGATGTGTTGGTGATCCCTGATACACTTGCTGACGACAGATCATCCGGGAATTCTATAATTGTGGAAAGTGGTATCCGATTCTATGCAGGGGTACCGCTGATAGATGATGAAGGGTTTGCATTAGGTACACTGTGCGTTATTGATTTTAAGCCTAAAAACCTCTCCGACAACCAAATAGATACTCTGAAAAAAATTGGAGAAGCTATCACCAATTTATATATCGGCAAAAAAAAGAATAAACAGGCTGAATATTTCCAACAGACCTTTGATATTTCCAATAACCTGATTTGCGTTCTTGATAACAAATTTATTCTTAAAGAAGCAAATCCCACCTTTGAAAAAATATTCGGAATAGCTCCAAAAAAAGCAGTTAATCAAAGTTTTTTAACGATTATAAAAAAGCAGGATGACGATTGGCAACTCAAACTCGAAAACTTTCTTAAGACAGATGAAGAACTGGTTTTTACTACCTCCACAAAAACTGAAGACGCTGGTGCTATAATTATAGAATGGTACCTGAAGCAAAACCATGACCATTCTGAGATTTTTTGTTTCGGCATTAATATTACCCAGCATATCGAAGAAAAGCGCCAGCTTGAAAGTTCCGAACGCCGTTTTAGAAGCTTCTTCGAAAATGCAATCGGGTTGATGAGCATGCACGATATGGAAGGAAATATTCTTGAGGTGAATCAAAAAGGTAGAGAAACCCTGCATTATTCTGCGGAAGAAGTAAACGGATTAAATCTGAAAGATCTCGTTCCTGAACAAAATAGTTCTTTGCTGGAAAAATATTTAGAACGTATCAATCAGAATAAGGAAGATTTCGGAACAATGATCCTCGAGTCAAAAGAAGGTGAAGAACTGATCTGGATGTACCATAATCTTGTGGAAATTGATAAAGACGGAAAACCGTATGTGGTAAGTACAGCATTGAACGTAACGGAAAGAATGAGCCTGGAAAGGGATCTTCTTTATGCCAAGAAAATGCTTGAGCAAACGAGCTCGGTCGCTCAGGTGGGTGGCTGGGAAGTCAACCTTAAAAATAAATCTGTAATCTGGTCCAAAACAGCAAAAGAAATCCATAAAATAGATCAGGAATTCCAGCCCGACTTTGAAAATGCAATCGGTTTTTATAAAGAAGAAGATAAACAAAAAGTTGAGTTCTTATTTAACCGGGCTGTTTCAGAAGGTATTCCTTATGATGCGGAATTTCAGCTTGTCCGCAATGATGGAGTTACGATCTGGGTAAGAGTAAAAGGAATTCCGGAGTTTGAAAACGGAGTATGTACCAGGGTGTACGGAATCATTCAGGATATTGATGCTTTTAAAAATATATATCTGGAACTGGAGAAGAAAGAAGCAATGATGCAGTCTTTTGCTACTTATGTTCCCGTTGCAGTAGCGATGTTTGATAAAGAACTTAATTATGTTTCGGTAAGTACAAGCTGGAAGGAAGAATTCAATATGAATAATATGGAGCTGATGGGAGAGAATATTTATACCATTTCTCCTAACGTTCCTGAAGAAAGAAAGGCCATCTACAAAAATGCTTTAGAAGGCAAGGTCTATAAAAATGATGATTTTGCCATTGAAGTTCCACATAAAGAAGGCATCCAACATTATAACCTGGAAGTAGGACCATGGTATCTTTCTGATGGCATAATAGGTGGAATAATTGTCTCTGTACAGAATATTACCGATATTGTAAAAACCAACGAAGAACTCAAAAATGCAAAGAAAATGGCGGATATTGCAAGCAAAGCAAAATCAGAATTTCTTGCCAACATGAGTCATGAGATCCGCACCCCTCTGAATGGAGTGATCGGATTTTCAGATCTTCTTTTGAAAACTCCTCTCAATGAAATACAGACTCAATATCTTAATTATATCAATGAATCGGGGGAAAATCTACTCAATATAATTAATGATATCCTGGATTTTTCGAAAATAGAATCTGGAAAAATGGAACTCCTTATCGAAAGATCGAATGTTTATGATTTAGTTAGCCAGGTAATCAATGTGATCCTTTATCAATCACAGAAAAAAAACATTGAGTTGCTACTCAATATTGAACAGGGATTGCCGAAAGTACTTTGGCTTGACGAATCCAGAATGAAACAGATTCTCATTAACCTGTTGGGTAATGCCGTTAAATTTACACATCGTGGCGAGATTGAGCTTAAAGTAGAAAAGCTGAATATCACAGGACAAAATATATCATTAAGATTTTCCGTACGAGATACCGGGATAGGTATTCCACTTGAAAAACAGCAGCATATTTTTGATGCCTTTACCCAGGAAAACAGTTCCATCAGCAAGCATTACGGGGGAACAGGACTGGGACTAACGATATCCAATAATATTCTGGGCTATATGGGAAGCCATCTTTCCCTGAACAGTATACCGGAAAAAGGATCCGTATTTTTCTTTGACATTGAAGTTCCCTATGAGGAATCTGAAGGTATTGAAGAAGAAGAACTGAAAATAGAAAAAGTTCTTATTGTTGATGATAATGAGGCGAACAGGATCATTCTCCAGCACATGCTGGCCTATAAAAATATTGGGTCAAAATTAGCAGCCAACGGGATGGAAGCTTTGCAGATTTTATTGGATGGAGAACATTTTGATGTTATTTTGATGGATTATCATATGCCCATTATTTCAGGGTTGGAAACTATTGAGAAAATTAAGGAATTATTTGCTCAAAAAAATGAAACTTCACCCCTGGTTATTCTTCATACTTCTTCGGAAGAGCATGATGTGCTCAACTCTTTCCGGCAAGAAGAAAATTCCTACTTCCTGTTAAAACCTATAAAATCAGAAGAACTCTACCGAACTTTAAAACGTGTAGTACATGATAATGTAAAAGAAATACCGGCAGCTGATGAGCAGGAAGCAGAAAATTTTTTATTTCCACCACATCTTAAGGTTTTACTTGTTGATGATAACCCTGTGAATATGGTTCTTAACAACAAAATGATGAAATCTTTGATTCCCGATGCTGAGCTTACAGAATCGGTAAATGGACTGGAAGCAGTGGAACAATGTAAAAACAAACATTTTTCGGTGATATTGATGGATGTCCAAATGCCGGTAATGGACGGTATTGAAGCTACTAAACAAATTCGTCTTCTTCCAGGATATCATGATGTTCCGATCATTGGTGTAACAGCAGGAACCATCATCGGTGAAAAGGAAAAATGCATCATGTCCGGAATGAATGATTTTCTTCCGAAACCCCTGAGACAGTCAGATCTTTTGGAAATGCTAGAAAAATACATTTCCGTTCAAACGATAGAAACAGGAAATACTGTAAAAACTGAGAAATATCTTGATCTGAATCTTCTCAATGATCAAACGGGAGACGATGATGATTTTAGAGCGATTTTCCTGGATCTGGTGGTCCAACAGCTATCTGAGGCGGAAAATAATATAAGAATTGCATCGGCTGAAGAAAACAGAGATGAGTTGAAGAAAGTTCTTCACAAACTAAAAGGTACAGCCGGAACTGCCGGATTGATAAAGCTGGCAGAAACTGCTTTATACTGGGAAAAGAAAGCGGATGAAACTATGGATTTCACCTCTTTACAGCAGGAAATTATCAATGAAATAACAATCGGATTAAATTTAATAAAAGGTTTAATAAAATAA
- a CDS encoding SDR family oxidoreductase codes for MKKILLTGATGYIGKRMIDVIAAQGYRVICCCRDKNRFSKSVDINDNQVEVVEVDFLKPETLENIPKDISGAYYLMHSMSNSNDYAEKEKECAVNFSNFIENTECKHIIYLSGLVNEKELSQHLSSRFEVEKNLMQCKIPATVLRAGIIIGSGSASFEIIRDLVEKLPIMIAPRWLHTKCQPIGIANVLDFLIFTLFKEKAYRRNFDIGCDNVLTYKEMLLEFAKIRGLKRKIFTVPVMTPKLSSYWLYFITSTSYNLASALVGSMKIEVVCRPESLLEIKQITGVQPLSYDTALRRTLAKIQDKEIISSWKDSFISSRSDSNLKNYLDVPKYGCFTDLRTAEYDDREKCLNRVFSLGGTNGWYGQSLWKIRGFLDLLIGGPGLRRGRTHPDQLHEGDALDFWRVLYANKEEGKLILFAEMKLPGEAWLMFKTYKGKLWQKAVFRPHGLTGRLYWYSVLPFHGIIFKGMVRRLAKE; via the coding sequence ATGAAAAAAATTCTGCTCACCGGCGCAACCGGATACATCGGAAAAAGAATGATCGACGTTATCGCTGCTCAGGGTTATCGGGTTATCTGTTGTTGCAGAGATAAAAATCGTTTTTCCAAAAGTGTCGATATTAACGATAATCAGGTGGAGGTAGTGGAAGTAGATTTTTTAAAACCTGAAACCCTGGAAAATATTCCGAAAGATATTTCAGGAGCGTATTATCTTATGCATTCGATGAGCAATAGCAATGATTATGCTGAAAAAGAAAAAGAATGCGCTGTTAACTTTTCCAATTTTATTGAGAACACGGAATGCAAACACATCATTTATCTTTCGGGTCTGGTCAACGAAAAAGAATTATCCCAACATTTAAGTTCCCGGTTTGAGGTTGAAAAGAATCTTATGCAATGTAAAATTCCTGCCACGGTCTTAAGAGCCGGAATTATCATTGGATCAGGAAGTGCTTCTTTTGAAATTATAAGAGATCTGGTAGAAAAATTACCCATAATGATCGCTCCAAGGTGGCTTCACACAAAATGTCAGCCGATAGGAATTGCCAACGTTCTTGATTTTCTGATTTTTACATTATTTAAAGAAAAGGCCTATCGTAGAAATTTTGATATAGGTTGTGATAATGTGTTGACTTATAAAGAAATGCTCTTGGAATTTGCTAAAATTAGAGGGCTGAAAAGAAAGATTTTTACAGTTCCTGTAATGACACCCAAACTGTCCTCGTATTGGTTGTATTTTATTACTTCGACATCCTATAATTTGGCTTCCGCACTGGTTGGAAGTATGAAAATTGAGGTGGTATGCAGGCCAGAAAGCTTACTGGAAATAAAACAGATTACAGGTGTTCAGCCACTTTCATATGATACAGCCTTAAGAAGAACTCTCGCTAAAATTCAGGATAAGGAAATTATATCAAGCTGGAAGGATAGCTTTATCAGCAGCAGAAGTGATTCCAATCTGAAAAATTATCTTGATGTCCCAAAATATGGATGCTTTACGGATCTAAGAACTGCAGAATACGATGATCGTGAAAAATGTCTGAACCGGGTTTTTTCTTTAGGAGGAACAAACGGCTGGTACGGGCAAAGCCTATGGAAAATACGGGGGTTTTTGGATCTATTGATTGGCGGACCCGGATTGCGGCGTGGGAGAACACATCCCGATCAACTTCACGAAGGTGATGCTTTGGATTTTTGGCGTGTTTTATATGCAAACAAAGAAGAAGGAAAACTTATTCTCTTCGCAGAAATGAAACTTCCCGGTGAGGCATGGCTCATGTTTAAAACTTATAAAGGAAAGCTTTGGCAAAAAGCGGTTTTTCGGCCGCATGGACTGACCGGGAGATTATACTGGTATTCTGTTTTACCATTTCATGGGATTATTTTTAAAGGTATGGTAAGGAGATTAGCAAAAGAGTGA
- a CDS encoding response regulator — MLILIAEDDELILKTIEHKLLKEGHEVILTRNGKEAIETLKEKDVDLAITDIMMPFASGIEILSAIQTMGKEIPVIMLSSMGQEEVVLNAFDLGASDFIVKPFSPNELMLRIKRFTPK; from the coding sequence ATGTTGATTCTGATCGCTGAAGACGATGAACTGATTCTAAAAACGATAGAACACAAATTATTAAAGGAAGGGCATGAAGTAATCCTTACCCGTAATGGTAAAGAAGCCATCGAAACCTTAAAAGAGAAAGATGTAGACCTTGCCATCACCGATATCATGATGCCTTTTGCTTCAGGAATAGAAATACTTTCTGCCATACAAACCATGGGAAAGGAGATTCCTGTCATTATGCTATCCAGTATGGGGCAGGAAGAGGTGGTACTAAACGCTTTTGATCTGGGAGCTTCTGATTTTATTGTAAAGCCGTTCAGTCCCAATGAATTGATGTTGAGGATAAAAAGATTTACCCCTAAATAA
- a CDS encoding HEAT repeat domain-containing protein — protein MLLTTSVHFLFLIFLGMLSLVLLLITGILVYSFFRYKESVRISGWMKVINQKISEVIVYEDEEVALDQNFVLLSRSPSFRNLFLQKLVDSEKKFSGAAKIKIKNLFKEYNLRQEAAKKLDQKKTYLIAGGIQELTVMNAKEDLPKISSFLSHPSAQVYQEAQYAMVSFKGFEGLDFLSTASGIISEWQQLRLLLSITSIPENSGEAIEGWLRSSNSSVIIFTLKLVRKFQLLSFYPMVADLLEHSSVEVRIQAVHTLLSLEDPSTIQFLTKVYPDQPYEVQLEILRVMKVSKDQSCIGLLKKELLENINTGIKLYAAEALAALGYKEYLSELSEDETSSEELIQIIKHAVQEKVC, from the coding sequence ATGCTGCTAACCACTTCTGTACATTTTCTGTTTCTTATCTTCCTTGGGATGTTGTCTCTCGTATTGTTATTGATTACAGGGATTCTTGTTTACAGTTTTTTTCGGTACAAAGAATCTGTGAGAATCTCGGGGTGGATGAAGGTTATTAATCAAAAAATATCGGAAGTTATTGTTTATGAAGATGAAGAAGTTGCTCTTGATCAGAATTTTGTACTTCTTTCCAGGAGTCCTTCATTTAGAAATCTATTCCTGCAAAAACTGGTAGATTCTGAAAAGAAATTTTCAGGGGCTGCAAAAATTAAAATTAAAAACCTTTTTAAAGAATACAATCTCCGGCAGGAAGCCGCTAAAAAGCTTGATCAGAAAAAAACATATCTTATTGCCGGGGGGATACAGGAACTTACGGTCATGAACGCAAAGGAGGACCTTCCCAAAATTTCCTCTTTTTTATCCCATCCTTCCGCACAGGTCTACCAGGAAGCGCAATATGCCATGGTAAGCTTTAAAGGTTTTGAAGGATTGGATTTTTTGAGTACCGCTTCGGGGATAATTTCAGAATGGCAACAGCTCCGGCTGCTTCTCTCCATTACCAGCATACCTGAAAACTCAGGAGAAGCTATTGAAGGCTGGCTTAGAAGTTCAAATAGCTCTGTTATCATTTTTACTTTAAAATTGGTAAGGAAATTTCAATTGCTTTCTTTTTATCCGATGGTGGCCGATCTTCTGGAGCATTCATCAGTTGAGGTCAGAATACAGGCCGTGCATACCCTTTTGTCATTGGAAGATCCTTCAACCATTCAGTTCCTTACAAAAGTGTATCCCGACCAGCCTTATGAAGTCCAGCTTGAAATTCTTCGTGTGATGAAAGTTTCTAAGGATCAGTCCTGTATAGGCTTACTCAAAAAAGAATTATTGGAAAATATCAATACAGGGATTAAGTTGTATGCAGCGGAAGCTCTTGCTGCATTGGGATATAAGGAATACTTATCAGAACTTTCGGAAGATGAAACATCGTCCGAAGAATTAATTCAAATTATAAAACACGCAGTCCAGGAAAAAGTATGTTAG